A region of the bacterium genome:
GGATGGCCGCTTCCAGCACGACCGGCAGCCGAGGATGATCTCAAAAAGGCGGTTGACGCCTACAGTAAGGGGAACCTCGCCCAAGCGAGGATCGTGCTGGAGTATCTCCAGCAAGACCCCGGTCCCATGGGCGGCCGGGCCGCCTACCTGCTCGGCATCATCAATCTGCAGCAGCGCCGATTCAACCTCGCGGAGGCGGTATTCAGCCAGGCGTCGGACAAGCTCCCCATCCTGGCGGATCACGCCCACTACTATCGTGCGGTGGCCGCGTTCCACGCCGGGGACTACGCGCTGGCTGTGGCCGGGTTCCAGGATGTCCTGACACGATTCCCCGCAAGCTCGCTGCGCGGCCTCGCCCTGTTCTGGGAGGCGGAGAGCCTTTGGGGGGTGCACTCGCCCGACGCCCCGGACGCGTTCCACCGGTATCTGGAAGAGTACGGAGGCGGGTCGCATGCCGCGCAGGCGTGGTTCGACATGGGGGAATCCCTGCTGCAACTGGGGCGGTGGGCGGACGCCGCGCAGGCGTACCGCCGCGTTCGGTGGGGGTTTGAAGGCACTCCCTTCTGGCAGCCCGCGTGGACGCGCCTCACCACGCTCGGGGCCGCGCATCCCTTACCGCCCGACGCGACGCCGCCGGAAGTCTTCTTTCGGCGCGCGCTGGCCGACATCGGGGGCGGGGATTTCCAGACCGCCCGCGCCGAGCTCCTGCGTGTGCTCACCATGCCGGGGGGATGGCGGATCGCCGACGACGCGCTGTACCAGCTCGGCGTGCTGAATTACCAGCGGGGGCGCTTCGATGAGGCGACAGGATACTTTTGGCGCGACATCAACCTCCCCGGCGCGCACGGAGACGACTCGCTGTTTTATCTCGTGCGCATCGCCCTGCAGAGGAACCGTCAGAGTGATGCGCTCACCCTGGCCAGGCGGTTGATCCACGACTATCCCCAGTCGTCGCTGGCGCCCCGGTCCCTCTACGCGATCGCGCAGGTGCGCGAGGACAAAGGGGCGCTCGGGCCCGCGCTCGGATTGTACCGGGAGGCCGGAGAGCGGTTTCCTGGGACCCGGTGGGGGCACCGGGCGCTGTGGTCGGTAGGGTGGGTGCAGTATCGCGCCCAGCAGTGGCGCGCCGCCCGCGACGAGTGGTTGCACATCGCGCAGGGAGACGAGAGCGAGATCGCCCCGGCGGCACATTACTGGGCGGCCCGCGCCGCGGAAATCCTGAGGCGGAGCGATCTCGCCTCCGAGGAGTTCCGCCAAGTCGCCGTGCAATACCCCGATTCATATTACGGGCAGCGTGCGGCATCCCGGTTGAACGTGACCGTGCGCGCGACGGTGGCCGCGCTGACGGAGATTCCCCCGGGGGAGCTGTTGTGGTTCGACCGGTATCGCGAGCTCGATACCCTCGCGCAGGTCGACGATGCCACAAGCGAACTCGCGGCCGCTGCCGACAAGGCGCCGCCGCAGTACCGGGTCACGGTGGGCGCACTGCTCAGCCAGCGCTACGCGCAGCAGGGCGACGTCGGCCGCGGAATCGCGATGGCGGAGCAGGTGCGCGACCTCGCCGGAGGGGCCGGCCACGGGATGCCACTCATTCTGTGGGAGGCGCTCTACCCACAGGCCTTCTGGGAGACGATCACCAAGGCTGCGGCGCGGTCGGGGGCAGACCCCTACTTGGTCGCCGGGGTGATCCGCGAAGAAAGCCGGTTCGACCCCCAGGCGGTCTCGCCCGCCAGCGCGTACGGGTTGATGCAGCTCTTGCCCGGAACCGCGAAGGGCGCCGCGCGCTTGGCCGGCATCCCGGCGCCGAGCATCCAGGGGCTCTTCGATCCGCAGACGAATATCCTGTTGGGGAGCGTCGTGCTGCAGGAACTCTGGATCCGGTACAATCGCGTGGACCTGGCCCTGGCCGCGTACAACGCCGGGCCCGGTTCGGTCGGCCAATGGCAGGCTCAGCGGGGAGCCCTCGATCCCGAGGCGTTCGTGGAAGAGATTCCGTTCCAGGAGACGCGGAACTACGTGAAGACGGTGATGCAGTCGGCCGCGATGTACAAGTGGCTCTATCGCGACGGGCACCCGTCGGCAACGCCGTAACCCACCCGCACGAGTCGACGCGCTCCCACGCGCACGGCCACAAGGAGGAAGCACCGTGACGCCCGAGGGCAATCGCGGGATCGCTCCGTACGGCTCCTGGAGGTCCCCGATCACTTCAGACCTCATCGTGTCGAGCACGATCACGTTTGACCGCATCGCCGTCGACGGGGATGCGATCTACTGGACCGAGCTGCGTCCGGTCGAGGGAGGCCGCTACGTTGTCGTCCGCCGGACGCCGGACGGCGGTGTGACGGATGTCACGCCCGCGCCGTTCAATGCCCGGACCCTCGTGCACGAATACGGCGGAGGCGCGTTCGCGGTCGCCGGCGGGGTCGTGTACTTCTCCAACTTCGTAGACCAACGCCTGTACCGGCAGGCGGCCAGCGCGCCCCCCGAGCCCCTGACGCCCCCCGGGAAATGGCGGTACGCCGACTGCGTGGTCGACAGTCGCCGCAGCCGGATCGTCTGCGTGCGCGAGGATCACACCGATTCGACCCGTGAGGCGATCAACACCCTCGTGAGCATCGATCTCCTGCATCCGACCGAGGGAAGGGTGCTGGCATCCGGCAACGATTTCTACTCCAACCCACGCCTCAGCCCCGACGGATCGCGCCTGGCGTGGTTGACCTGGCGCCACCCCAACATGCCGTGGGATGGGACCGAGCTGTGGGTCGCTGATGTCGGGGAGGACGGTGCGGTGCGCGGGCCGCAGCAGGTCGCAGGAGGCGCGGCGGAATCGATCTTCCAGCCTGAGTGGTCCCCGGCCGGGGTGCTCTACTTCGTCTCCGACCGCACGGGGTGGTGGAATCTGTACCGCTGGCAGGGCGCCGGGCGCATCGAGCCCCTCTGGGCGCTGGATGCGGAGTTTGGGGCCCCGCAGTGGATCTTTGGATTGTCTACCTACGCCTTCGAGTCGGCCGAGCAGATCGTCTGCGCGTACAAGCGGCGCGGCACCTGGCGTCTGTCGCGGCTGGATGCGGCGGGACGCACGCCCCGAGAGATCGATACCTCGTACTCGGAGATCTCGTCCGTCCGTGCGGGGACCGGGTGGGTTGTCTTCGAGGCGGGATCCCCGGACGCGTTCAACGCGATCGTGAAGCTCGACCTTCACACGGGCCGCAGCGAGACGTTGCGGCGCGCGAGCGCGGCGACGGTGGATGCGGGCTATCTGTCGATTCCCAGGGCGATCGAGTTCCCGACCGAGCACGGGCAGACCGCGCACGCGTTTTTCTATGAGCCGCG
Encoded here:
- a CDS encoding transglycosylase SLT domain-containing protein, translated to MIRIAAALCVVLIVGLGWPLPARPAAEDDLKKAVDAYSKGNLAQARIVLEYLQQDPGPMGGRAAYLLGIINLQQRRFNLAEAVFSQASDKLPILADHAHYYRAVAAFHAGDYALAVAGFQDVLTRFPASSLRGLALFWEAESLWGVHSPDAPDAFHRYLEEYGGGSHAAQAWFDMGESLLQLGRWADAAQAYRRVRWGFEGTPFWQPAWTRLTTLGAAHPLPPDATPPEVFFRRALADIGGGDFQTARAELLRVLTMPGGWRIADDALYQLGVLNYQRGRFDEATGYFWRDINLPGAHGDDSLFYLVRIALQRNRQSDALTLARRLIHDYPQSSLAPRSLYAIAQVREDKGALGPALGLYREAGERFPGTRWGHRALWSVGWVQYRAQQWRAARDEWLHIAQGDESEIAPAAHYWAARAAEILRRSDLASEEFRQVAVQYPDSYYGQRAASRLNVTVRATVAALTEIPPGELLWFDRYRELDTLAQVDDATSELAAAADKAPPQYRVTVGALLSQRYAQQGDVGRGIAMAEQVRDLAGGAGHGMPLILWEALYPQAFWETITKAAARSGADPYLVAGVIREESRFDPQAVSPASAYGLMQLLPGTAKGAARLAGIPAPSIQGLFDPQTNILLGSVVLQELWIRYNRVDLALAAYNAGPGSVGQWQAQRGALDPEAFVEEIPFQETRNYVKTVMQSAAMYKWLYRDGHPSATP
- a CDS encoding S9 family peptidase yields the protein MTPEGNRGIAPYGSWRSPITSDLIVSSTITFDRIAVDGDAIYWTELRPVEGGRYVVVRRTPDGGVTDVTPAPFNARTLVHEYGGGAFAVAGGVVYFSNFVDQRLYRQAASAPPEPLTPPGKWRYADCVVDSRRSRIVCVREDHTDSTREAINTLVSIDLLHPTEGRVLASGNDFYSNPRLSPDGSRLAWLTWRHPNMPWDGTELWVADVGEDGAVRGPQQVAGGAAESIFQPEWSPAGVLYFVSDRTGWWNLYRWQGAGRIEPLWALDAEFGAPQWIFGLSTYAFESAEQIVCAYKRRGTWRLSRLDAAGRTPREIDTSYSEISSVRAGTGWVVFEAGSPDAFNAIVKLDLHTGRSETLRRASAATVDAGYLSIPRAIEFPTEHGQTAHAFFYEPRNRDAGAPPGEKPPLLVRSHGGPTSAIPATLNLGIQYWTSRGFAVLDVNYGGSTGYGRPYRERLNGQWGVVDVDDCANGARYLVNQGLADERRLAIRGGSAGGYTTLCALTFRSVFKAGASHFGIGDLEVFVRDTHKFESRYLDRLIGPFPERRDLYRARSPIHFVDRISCPMILFQGLEDKIVPPNQAEMMVDALRAKGLPVAYVPFEGEQHGFRKAENIKRALEGELYFYSRVFGFPLADPVDPVRIDNL